The genomic window GCGATGCGGCGAAGCCAGCCGACAGGATCCCCTTCTCCGCGAAAACTGTGAAGGCGGGAGAGCGCTCGCAGATAGGTGTCCTGAAGCAGGTCTTCTGCTTCACTTTCGTTGCGCAGGATTCGAAGGAGCGTGGCGTAGAGGGTGTCCCGGCTTCTATGAACCCAAAGCTCGAAGGGCTCGCCCGCGAGAGTTCTCTCTCGCTCGCTACTTCGAAGATCGGGTTTTGTCAAAGCCAACTCTCTCATAAAATAAAACTCCCCTGTCCTCTTCTGAAAGCAGGACAGGGGGGCCATGGTTTTCGTGGCAGGGTTCCAAGCTTATTTACCTCGAGTGAGACCCAAGAGAACCACCCGATAGGGAATCAGGATTTCCTTCTGGCTTACTGCATCTGTCTGGACCTGGATCGTGCCCTGCAGCCAGCGCTCACCCTCGGGCAAGTCCTCGGCCAGCCATGCTTTCAGGCGGTACACGCTTCCCTCTTCCAGAATTTCCAGTTCCAGCTCCAGTCGTCCCTCCTGATCCTCGAAGTCGATGATCTGGAATGGTCGTTTGGGGCTTCCCCGCAGGACGATCTCTTCGGGAGGAAGGTCGTCGATCTCGGGAGATTCCAGCTTGAAGGTGACCTGCGCGGGATTGATCTCAATGTCTCCGCTTACCATGCCAGTGATTCGCAGCCGGGCCCGGTCCGGGTTTTCCAGGGTTCCGAAAACCGTGAGCGTCTCGTTCGCTCGCCCGGCAGGAATCTCCTCACCCGCCGTAACTTCGATTTCGTACTTCCCCGGCGCCAGTTCTTTCAGAACGCGCGCCGACAGCCAGGGAGCGGAGCATTTGATCTCCCGAATCTTCGCCTCTTCGGGATAGTAGGTGATCAGCTTCGCGGTCTTTCGGTGGACTTCTCCCTGCTTCATTTTGCCAAAGCTCAGGGTTTTCTTTTCAAAACCGAAATCGGGAATGATGTAGGAAATCAGGGTCGCCCGAAGCAAGGGGTTCTTCGGGTCATTGGACTTGATCTTGATTTTCTTGACGGTTCTACCGGAACGGCCTTCCGGATTCAGGGTCACGGTGATTTCGCCTTCCCCGCCCGGGGGAACAGGCTCCGTCGATGCGACGGCAGCCGTGCAACCTCAGGTTCCCTTCGCTTCGTGGATCACGAGTGGCGCATCGCCGTGGTTCTCGAAGCGAAAGACATGGCTTACGCGCGGACTTTGCGGAATCTCGCCCAAGTCGAACTCGGCTTCGGGGATCACCAGGATCGGTACGCCTTCGCCCTCCTCGGCCAGGAGGGGACTCGAAAGAAAGGCCGCCAGGATCGGAATGCAGAACAGAAACTTCATGAATCACTCCTTGATTGACGGAATCTAGGGCGAAAACCGGAGAGAGTCAACGCGGGGATCTTCGATGGCTGGCTGCCAGAGTCTGGTTCCGGATACAAAAAAACCCGGACCATGGGGTCCGGGCCGAAGATTTACACACACATCTTTCGGTGAATTACTCCACCACCGCCAGGATGTCGCCACGGGAGACGATCAACATCTCCTGGTCGGCCACCTTGATCTCGTCGCCACTGTACTTGGCGAAGAGAACCTGGTTCCCTTCCTTGACCACTTCCTGAAGTTCTTCGTCGGTACCGACGGCCACAATCCGGCCGATCCGGGGACGCTCTTTCGCAGTGTCGGGGATGATGATCCCGCCGCTACTGGTCTGCTCTTCCTCGAGAACCTCGAGCAAAACTCTGTCATCAAGAGGCTTGATATTCATGAGGGCTCCTTTGCTTTTCCGGCTAGTGAAGACCTAAAAGCCGGTTGATCTTGGCAGTGTCAAATCCCACAACGGGGCGATTGTTGATCATGATTACGGGGACTCCCCGCTGGCCACTCCGTCTCTCCATGTCCCAGACTGCGCTCAGGTCGCGGGAGACATCTATTTCCTTGAAGCGAACTCCTTTTTCCTTCAGATAAGACTTCGCTTTCCTGCAGAAACTGCAGGTGGGAGTGCTGAAGATAATCACTCTTTTTGCTGATTCCATAGTGTTTCCTGTTTTTTTGCCCCAAAGGGCGTCATTGCTGTTGTTCGACAGGAAACTAGAAATCGTCCAAAGCACGGTCAAGGGGTTCAAGAAGCCTTTCCCAGCTTTTCTTTCGGGCCTTCCTCCGCAGGGCCTCGGGGTCTCTTGCCTGCTTCAGGACCTCCTTAATTGCCCCGGCAAACTCCTCGGCATTCTTCGCAGTTCGAACTCCCCCGGACTGGATTTCATGGGAAAAGGGAGTCGCAACGACAGCAAGCCCGGCCGCAGAGTATTCATGAAGCTTCACCGGATCCACCGCCCGGGTCAGCGGGATGCACTGAAAAGGAATGATGGCAAGATCGGAGTGGCCCAACCAGGCCGGTAGTTCCAGGTAGGGCTTGGCTCCCTGAAAGTGAATGTTCTCCGGTGCCTGCTTTTTCCTCTTCTCCAGGGCGGGGCGAAGGGGACCCACGATCACAAAGGACATCTCGGGAATCAGCCTGGCCGTTTCATAGAGCAGGTCGAAGTCAAACCACTCGGCCACGCTTCCCGTGTAGATCACGCGAGGCACGGGAATTGCAGTCAGGGCGAGAGGCTCTGGCAGTTTCCAGGACTCGGCAAAGCGCTCCCACTCGACACCGTTTCCGATGCGAAGAATCGGGTCGCCACCTGCGAGCCGGATCTGTGCCTCCAGTTCCTCGCTTGTGCAAACCACAAAGGAGGCATCGCGAATCATCTCCTGGAAATCCCGCCGCAGGGAAGTGGACACTCTTCCAAACTGAAGAACATCGTCCATGTGGTCATAAGCATGGGGCGTTCCCGGAAAGTGCTTTCGAAGTCCCTGCATTTCCGGGTGCCCGAAAAGAAAGACGGGCAGATTCAGGTGCCGGCTCTTGAGGGCACGCCGAAGACGACGAGCCTGGACTCTTTCCAGGAGAAAGCGAAGGGGAGGGAGGCTTCCCGCCAGAAAGGCCATCGCACGAATCAGGGGGTTCTTGGCATTGAAGGGAAAGACGGGGAGCGTGAGAAAGTCCAGATTCTCAATCGCATCCGGGGCTTCCGAAGAAGACAGGGTCTTCGGCTCCACGAACAGAACCTGCCGGTCCTGGGCCAGGAAGCGGCACATGTGCTGGGGGCGCTGGTAAAGCCCTCTCCAGGGAATGGGCGAAAAGTAAACCACGGGGCGCGGCATCAGGAATCTCCGCGACGGACAGAATCGGGAAAGCTGACTTCCAGGAATTCCCCAAGTTTGCGGTGCATGTCCTGCGCGCGCACGGACAATTGCGCGGCGGCAATGCGAATCTCCCGGGGGCCGTCCTCTCCCCCCCGCTTCCTGGCATCCCGAAGTCGTGACACCAGGGCATCCATGGCCTCGACTTGTCCGAATTCATCGGGAAGAAGCAGTGAGTCCTGAAGACCCAGCATTTCCATAAAGGCCTCCACTTTCCGATCGTAGGGCAGGGCGCCGAAAGGGGTTCCCGCAAGCGAGGCGAAAATCAGGGCGTGGAGACGCATTCCCAGTAGAAATTCACAGGCTCCCATCAGGGCAATGATGTTCTCGACAGACTCTCCCTCGCCCACGAGATGGATTCTCTGGTGAAGCTCATCGGGGAGGGTCAAAAGAAGTGCCTGAAGAACCGCGATGTCGTCGCGATCCGTATCTCCGGGTTTTCCTCCCGTTTTCAGGGCAAAGAAGAGCAGGCTGGCGTCCTCGTCTTCCAGTAGCCGGGAAATCAGGCGCGAGAAGAGTCCCGCCGAGAGCCTTCCCCGCCAGTCACGGGCCGACAGGCCGATGCAGCGCCGACCCGCCAGGCCCCGGGCCTCCTGTATGGCTCGTGACTGCTCCTTCTCTGCAGGTGGATAGAGAAAGGCCGGATCTGCGCCGAGCAAAATGTCCGACTCCGGAATCCCACAACGAAGCAGCTCTTCCTGTCCGTCATAATCCCGCACGGAAAGAAACGCGGCACGGCGGGCAACCGAACTCAGGAGACGGCGAGCCCTGCGA from Candidatus Krumholzibacteriia bacterium includes these protein-coding regions:
- a CDS encoding DUF1573 domain-containing protein — protein: MKFLFCIPILAAFLSSPLLAEEGEGVPILVIPEAEFDLGEIPQSPRVSHVFRFENHGDAPLVIHEAKGTUGCTAAVASTEPVPPGGEGEITVTLNPEGRSGRTVKKIKIKSNDPKNPLLRATLISYIIPDFGFEKKTLSFGKMKQGEVHRKTAKLITYYPEEAKIREIKCSAPWLSARVLKELAPGKYEIEVTAGEEIPAGRANETLTVFGTLENPDRARLRITGMVSGDIEINPAQVTFKLESPEIDDLPPEEIVLRGSPKRPFQIIDFEDQEGRLELELEILEEGSVYRLKAWLAEDLPEGERWLQGTIQVQTDAVSQKEILIPYRVVLLGLTRGK
- a CDS encoding co-chaperone GroES, giving the protein MNIKPLDDRVLLEVLEEEQTSSGGIIIPDTAKERPRIGRIVAVGTDEELQEVVKEGNQVLFAKYSGDEIKVADQEMLIVSRGDILAVVE
- a CDS encoding glutaredoxin domain-containing protein, whose product is MESAKRVIIFSTPTCSFCRKAKSYLKEKGVRFKEIDVSRDLSAVWDMERRSGQRGVPVIMINNRPVVGFDTAKINRLLGLH
- a CDS encoding glycosyltransferase codes for the protein MPRPVVYFSPIPWRGLYQRPQHMCRFLAQDRQVLFVEPKTLSSSEAPDAIENLDFLTLPVFPFNAKNPLIRAMAFLAGSLPPLRFLLERVQARRLRRALKSRHLNLPVFLFGHPEMQGLRKHFPGTPHAYDHMDDVLQFGRVSTSLRRDFQEMIRDASFVVCTSEELEAQIRLAGGDPILRIGNGVEWERFAESWKLPEPLALTAIPVPRVIYTGSVAEWFDFDLLYETARLIPEMSFVIVGPLRPALEKRKKQAPENIHFQGAKPYLELPAWLGHSDLAIIPFQCIPLTRAVDPVKLHEYSAAGLAVVATPFSHEIQSGGVRTAKNAEEFAGAIKEVLKQARDPEALRRKARKKSWERLLEPLDRALDDF
- a CDS encoding polysaccharide pyruvyl transferase family protein; protein product: MSLRISILGSYGTGNRGDHAILLQLLRFLESKTRESRYTILCRDEDRLSSRLRVDFPEGFKRVRVLRSSFRKRPLSLLFAALRCDLFILGGGGLLWGKGRGNLAYWLRLPRLALFARRKLAFYAPGILNIEGRRARRLLSSVARRAAFLSVRDYDGQEELLRCGIPESDILLGADPAFLYPPAEKEQSRAIQEARGLAGRRCIGLSARDWRGRLSAGLFSRLISRLLEDEDASLLFFALKTGGKPGDTDRDDIAVLQALLLTLPDELHQRIHLVGEGESVENIIALMGACEFLLGMRLHALIFASLAGTPFGALPYDRKVEAFMEMLGLQDSLLLPDEFGQVEAMDALVSRLRDARKRGGEDGPREIRIAAAQLSVRAQDMHRKLGEFLEVSFPDSVRRGDS